In a single window of the Zea mays cultivar B73 chromosome 5, Zm-B73-REFERENCE-NAM-5.0, whole genome shotgun sequence genome:
- the LOC103627813 gene encoding serine/threonine-protein kinase rio1-like isoform X2 — translation MALVKSDAEEDWSDSDFDDASDSEVAEALDWLDAVEGPDGSARPHGAFFSASGGGAAARRPNAHGGVLSRPLQPLSNRTQKLASHISATPLEEWEGRMNVAMSNSVTTAIRDSIRDTAIGKIRNTEKADRATVEQAIDPRTRMVLFKMLNRGVFNNINGCISTGKEANVYHATKTDGQELAIKVYKTFVLVFKDRDRYVQGDYCFRHGYCKHNPRKMVKTWAEKEMRNLLRVRAAGIRCPAPLLLRLHVLVMEFIGKGGWAAPRLKDAALSDDKLHESYFEIITTMRTLYQTCKLVHGDLSEYNILYFEGHLYIIDVSQSVDLDHPSALDFLKEDCLHVSDFFKKRGVPVMIVTNLFNFVIDQSISDEDVDDYLEKAQQKILENGGAVPNDDEITPTVMVQTLDYVKQCEADIVNMTIMQRSSSGYEPTADKLYDQPLLGFVRTKNTIPEKEQGQPAGNNIVEVEEDESESCSSSDEDDSWHEDDPKIMIIDYKLTYPSGTATSVLINGFHTTHGDATAN, via the exons ATGGCCCTCGTGAAGTCCGACGCTGAGGAGGACTGGTCCGACTCTGACTTCGATGATGCCTCCGACTCCGAGGTCGCCGAAGCTCTGGACTGGCTCGACGCCGTGGAGGGCCCTGACGGCTCAGCTCGCCCCCACGGCGCCTTCTTCTCGGCCTCCGGAGGCGGGGCTGCGGCGCGGAGGCCTAACGCACACGGCGGCGTGCTGTCTCGCCCGCTCCAGCCGTTGTCTAACCGGACCCAGAAGCTGGCCTCACACATTAGTGCTACTCCCTTGGAG GAGTGGGAAGGTAGGATGAACGTGGCGATGTCAAATTCCGTCACAACTGCAATCAGGGATAGCATAAGGGACACAGCTATTGGGAAAATAAGGAACACTGAGAAGGCTGATCGTGCTACAGTGGAACAG GCTATTGACCCAAGAACACGCATGGTTTTATTCAAGATGTTAAACCGTGGTGTCTTTAATAACATAAATGGCTGCATTTCTACAGGGAAAGAG GCAAATGTCTATCACGCAACAAAGACGGATGGCCAGGAGCTTGCAATTAAAGTCTACAAAACCTTTGTCCTTGTTTTTAA GGATAGAGACCGATATGTCCAAGGAGATTATTGTTTTAGACATGGTTACTGCAAGCATAATCCTCGGAAAATGGTTAAGACCTGGGCTGAAAAGGAAATGAGAAATCTTCTACG AGTGAGGGCAGCTGGAATCCGATGCCCTGCACCATTACTCCTAAGGCTTCATGTACTGGTGATGGAATTCATAG GGAAAGGAGGCTGGGCTGCTCCTCGTCTCAAGGACGCTGCTTTGTCAGATGACAAGTTGCATGAAAGTTACTTTGAG ATAATTACAACAATGCGGACTCTTTACCAAACGTGCAAACTGGTCCATGGTGATTTGAGTGAATACAATATTCTATATTTTGAG GGTCACTTGTATATTATTGATGTTTCACAATCCGTCGATCTTGATCACCCTTCAGCTTTGGACTTTCTCAAGGAAGATTGCTTGCATGTTTCT GACTTCTTTAAAAAACGAGGTGTTCCTGTCATGATAGTAACCAATTTGTTTAATTTTGTTATTGATCAAAGCATTTCTGATGAAGATGTTGATGATTACCTGGAAAAG GCTCAGCAAAAGATTTTGGAAAACGGTGGTGCGGTTCCAAATGATGATGAAATTACTCCAACAGTCATGGTGCAG ACGTTGGACTACGTGAAGCAGTGTGAGGCAGATATTGTCAACATGACAATAATGCAACGTTCATCCTCTGGCTATGAGCCAACCGCAGATAAGCTTTATGACCAGCCATTGTTAGGATTTGTGCGGACTAAAAACACAATCCCTGAAAAGGAGCAAGGACAACCGGCTGGAAACAACATAGTTGAAGTTGAAGAAGACGAGAGCGAATCTTGCTCGAGTTCTGATGAAGATGATTCGTGGCACGAGGATGATCCTAAG ATCATGATAATTGACTACAAATTAACTTACCCAAGTGGTACTGCAACATCTGTTCTTATAAATGGATTCCACACAACTCATGGAGATGCAACGGCAAA CTAG
- the LOC103627813 gene encoding serine/threonine-protein kinase rio1-like, with protein sequence MALVKSDAEEDWSDSDFDDASDSEVAEALDWLDAVEGPDGSARPHGAFFSASGGGAAARRPNAHGGVLSRPLQPLSNRTQKLASHISATPLEEWEGRMNVAMSNSVTTAIRDSIRDTAIGKIRNTEKADRATVEQAIDPRTRMVLFKMLNRGVFNNINGCISTGKEANVYHATKTDGQELAIKVYKTFVLVFKDRDRYVQGDYCFRHGYCKHNPRKMVKTWAEKEMRNLLRVRAAGIRCPAPLLLRLHVLVMEFIGKGGWAAPRLKDAALSDDKLHESYFEIITTMRTLYQTCKLVHGDLSEYNILYFEGHLYIIDVSQSVDLDHPSALDFLKEDCLHVSDFFKKRGVPVMIVTNLFNFVIDQSISDEDVDDYLEKAQQKILENGGAVPNDDEITPTVMVQI encoded by the exons ATGGCCCTCGTGAAGTCCGACGCTGAGGAGGACTGGTCCGACTCTGACTTCGATGATGCCTCCGACTCCGAGGTCGCCGAAGCTCTGGACTGGCTCGACGCCGTGGAGGGCCCTGACGGCTCAGCTCGCCCCCACGGCGCCTTCTTCTCGGCCTCCGGAGGCGGGGCTGCGGCGCGGAGGCCTAACGCACACGGCGGCGTGCTGTCTCGCCCGCTCCAGCCGTTGTCTAACCGGACCCAGAAGCTGGCCTCACACATTAGTGCTACTCCCTTGGAG GAGTGGGAAGGTAGGATGAACGTGGCGATGTCAAATTCCGTCACAACTGCAATCAGGGATAGCATAAGGGACACAGCTATTGGGAAAATAAGGAACACTGAGAAGGCTGATCGTGCTACAGTGGAACAG GCTATTGACCCAAGAACACGCATGGTTTTATTCAAGATGTTAAACCGTGGTGTCTTTAATAACATAAATGGCTGCATTTCTACAGGGAAAGAG GCAAATGTCTATCACGCAACAAAGACGGATGGCCAGGAGCTTGCAATTAAAGTCTACAAAACCTTTGTCCTTGTTTTTAA GGATAGAGACCGATATGTCCAAGGAGATTATTGTTTTAGACATGGTTACTGCAAGCATAATCCTCGGAAAATGGTTAAGACCTGGGCTGAAAAGGAAATGAGAAATCTTCTACG AGTGAGGGCAGCTGGAATCCGATGCCCTGCACCATTACTCCTAAGGCTTCATGTACTGGTGATGGAATTCATAG GGAAAGGAGGCTGGGCTGCTCCTCGTCTCAAGGACGCTGCTTTGTCAGATGACAAGTTGCATGAAAGTTACTTTGAG ATAATTACAACAATGCGGACTCTTTACCAAACGTGCAAACTGGTCCATGGTGATTTGAGTGAATACAATATTCTATATTTTGAG GGTCACTTGTATATTATTGATGTTTCACAATCCGTCGATCTTGATCACCCTTCAGCTTTGGACTTTCTCAAGGAAGATTGCTTGCATGTTTCT GACTTCTTTAAAAAACGAGGTGTTCCTGTCATGATAGTAACCAATTTGTTTAATTTTGTTATTGATCAAAGCATTTCTGATGAAGATGTTGATGATTACCTGGAAAAG GCTCAGCAAAAGATTTTGGAAAACGGTGGTGCGGTTCCAAATGATGATGAAATTACTCCAACAGTCATGGTGCAG ATATAA
- the LOC100284024 gene encoding serine/threonine-protein kinase RIO1: MALVKSDAEEEWSDSDFDDASDSEVAEALDWLDAVEGPDGSARPHVAFSASGGGAAARRPNAHGGVLSRPLQPLSNRTQKLASHISATPLEEWEGRMNVAMSNSVTTAIRDSIRDTAIGKIRNTEKADRATVEQAIDPRTRMVLFKMLNRGVFNNINGCISTGKEANVYHATKTDGQELAIKVYKTSVLVFKDRDRYVQGDYRFRHGYCKHNPRKMVKTWAEKEMRNLLRVRAAGIRCPAPLLLRLHVLVMEFIGKGGWAAPRLKDAALSDDKLHESYFEIITTMRTLYQTCKLVHGDLSEYNILYFEGHLYIIDVSQSVDLDHPSALDFLKEDCLHVSDFFKKRGVPVMTVTDLFNFVIDQSISDEDVDDYLEKAQQKILENGGAVPNDDEITPTVMVQTLDYVKQCEADIVNMSIMQRSSSGYEPTADKLYDQPLLGFVRTKNTNTEKEQGQPARNLVEVEEDESESCLSSDEDDSWHEDDPKVGPEERKAARKENKKKVKEEKREARKTKIPKAEKKKRKKMAKAKCKR; the protein is encoded by the exons ATGGCCCTCGTGAAGTCCGACGCTGAGGAGGAGTGGTCCGACTCTGACTTCGATGATGCCTCCGACTCCGAGGTCGCCGAAGCTCTGGACTGGCTCGACGCCGTGGAGGGCCCTGACGGCTCAGCTCGCCCCCACGTCGCCTTCTCGGCCTCCGGAGGCGGGGCTGCGGCGCGGAGGCCTAACGCACACGGCGGCGTGCTGTCTCGCCCGCTCCAGCCGCTGTCTAACCGGACCCAGAAGCTGGCCTCGCACATTAGTGCTACTCCCTTGGAG GAGTGGGAAGGTAGGATGAACGTTGCGATGTCAAATTCCGTCACAACTGCAATCAGGGATAGCATAAGGGACACAGCTATTGGGAAAATAAGGAACACTGAGAAGGCTGATCGTGCTACAGTGGAACAG GCTATTGACCCAAGAACACGCATGGTTTTATTCAAGATGTTAAACCGTGGTGTCTTTAATAACATAAATGGCTGCATTTCTACAGGGAAAGAG GCAAATGTCTATCATGCAACAAAGACGGATGGCCAGGAGCTTGCAATTAAAGTCTACAAAACCTCTGTCCTTGTTTTTAA GGATAGAGACCGATATGTCCAAGGAGATTATCGTTTTAGACATGGTTACTGCAAGCATAATCCTCGGAAAATGGTTAAGACCTGGGCTGAAAAGGAAATGAGAAATCTTCTACG AGTGAGGGCAGCTGGAATCCGATGCCCTGCACCATTACTCCTAAGGCTTCATGTACTGGTGATGGAATTCATAG GGAAAGGAGGCTGGGCTGCTCCTCGTCTCAAGGACGCTGCTTTGTCAGATGACAAGTTGCATGAAAGTTACTTTGAG ATAATTACAACAATGCGGACTCTTTACCAAACGTGCAAACTGGTCCATGGTGATTTGAGTGAATACAATATTCTATATTTTGAG GGTCACTTGTATATTATTGATGTTTCACAATCCGTCGATCTTGATCACCCTTCAGCTTTGGATTTTCTGAAGGAAGATTGCTTGCATGTTTCT GACTTCTTTAAAAAACGTGGTGTTCCTGTCATGACAGTAACGGATTTGTTTAATTTTGTTATTGATCAAAGCATTTCTGATGAAGATGTTGATGATTACCTGGAAAAG GCTCAGCAAAAGATTTTGGAAAATGGTGGTGCGGTTCCAAATGATGATGAAATTACTCCTACAGTCATGGTGCAG ACGTTGGACTACGTGAAGCAATGTGAGGCAGATATTGTCAACATGTCAATAATGCAACGTTCATCCTCTGGCTATGAGCCAACCGCAGATAAGCTTTATGACCAACCATTGTTAGGGTTTGTGCGGACTAAAAACACAAACACTGAAAAGGAGCAAGGACAACCGGCACGAAACTTAGTTGAGGTTGAAGAAGACGAGAGCGAATCTTGCTTGAGTTCTGATGAAGATGATTCGTGGCACGAGGATGATCCTAAGGTGGGACCCGAGGAAAGGAAGGCTGCTCGGAAGGAAAACAAGAAGAAAGTGAAGGAAGAGAAGAGGGAGGCCCGCAAGACCAAGATCCCAAAagctgagaagaagaagaggaagaaaatGGCGAAGGCAAAATGCAAGCGGTAG
- the LOC103627814 gene encoding BAG family molecular chaperone regulator 1, giving the protein MMRARPKCTFTDAMRESSPPPPAAAASAAAVKEDEWEVRPGGMLVQRRSPDADAPAGAPVPTIRVKVKFNGVYHEIYINSQASFGELKKMLSVRTGLHPEDQKLVYKDKERDSKAFLDMAGVKDHSKMVLLEDPAAQARRLLEQRRADKAERAAKSISRISLDVDKLATKVSALETIIVSKGGKVADADVVALTEALMNELVKLDSVAAEGEVKVQRRMQEKRVQKHVETLDAIRAKNAAASAKANGSMDVDGHAKARAPHRPPPVSQRRNFQQPSPAPPAQSWESFDLLSSVPSTSSAAVTTTSPAVASSIPRFDWELF; this is encoded by the exons ATGATGCGCGCCAGGCCCAAATGTACATTCACCGACGCGATGAGGGAGagctctcctcctcctcctgctgctgctgcatCGGCGGCGGCGGTGAAGGAGGACGAGTGGGAGGTGCGTCCGGGCGGGATGCTGGTGCAGAGACGGAGCCCCGACGCCGACGCCCCCGCCGGGGCGCCCGTCCCTACCATCCGCGTCAAGGTCAAGTTCAACGGCGTCTACCACGAGATCTACATCAACTCGCAGGCATCCTTCG GTGAGCTGAAGAAGATGCTGTCGGTGCGGACGGGGCTGCACCCCGAGGACCAGAAGCTGGTATACAAGGACAAGGAGCGGGACTCCAAGGCGTTCCTGGACATGGCCGGCGTCAAGGACCACTCCAAGATGGTGCTGCTCGAGGACCCCGCCGCGCAGGCCAGGCGCCTCCTCGAGCAGCGGCGCGCCGACAAGGCGGAGCGGGCCGCCAAGTCCATCTCCCGCATCAGCCTCGACGTCGACAAGCTCGCCACCAAG GTGTCGGCGCTGGAGACTATCATCGTCAGCAAGGGCGGCAAGGTAGCGGACGCCGACGTGGTCGCCCTCACCGAAGCGCTCATGAACGAGCTGGTCAAGCTGgactccgtcgccgccgagggcGAGGTCAAGGTGCAGCGGCGAATGCAG GAGAAGCGGGTGCAGAAGCACGTGGAGACGCTGGACGCCATCCGCGCGAAGAACGCGGCGGCGTCTGCCAAGGCCAACGGCAGCATGGACGTGGACGGCCACGCCAAGGCCCGCGCGCCGCACCGCCCGCCGCCCGTGTCGCAGAGGCGGAACTTCCAGCAGCCTTCCCCGGCGCCGCCCGCGCAGAGCTGGGAGTCGTTCGACCTGCTGTCGTCGGTGCCGTCCACGTCCTCGGCCGCCGTGACCACCACCTCGCCGGCCGTCGCCTCCTCGATCCCGCGGTTCGACTGGGAGCTCTTCTGA
- the LOC103627813 gene encoding serine/threonine-protein kinase rio1-like isoform X1 has protein sequence MALVKSDAEEDWSDSDFDDASDSEVAEALDWLDAVEGPDGSARPHGAFFSASGGGAAARRPNAHGGVLSRPLQPLSNRTQKLASHISATPLEEWEGRMNVAMSNSVTTAIRDSIRDTAIGKIRNTEKADRATVEQAIDPRTRMVLFKMLNRGVFNNINGCISTGKEANVYHATKTDGQELAIKVYKTFVLVFKDRDRYVQGDYCFRHGYCKHNPRKMVKTWAEKEMRNLLRVRAAGIRCPAPLLLRLHVLVMEFIGKGGWAAPRLKDAALSDDKLHESYFEIITTMRTLYQTCKLVHGDLSEYNILYFEGHLYIIDVSQSVDLDHPSALDFLKEDCLHVSDFFKKRGVPVMIVTNLFNFVIDQSISDEDVDDYLEKAQQKILENGGAVPNDDEITPTVMVQTLDYVKQCEADIVNMTIMQRSSSGYEPTADKLYDQPLLGFVRTKNTIPEKEQGQPAGNNIVEVEEDESESCSSSDEDDSWHEDDPKIMIIDYKLTYPSGTATSVLINGFHTTHGDATAKQQVNGFTKYFAISFFWSFFHWFYSGGDNCGFSQFSTFGLRAWKQT, from the exons ATGGCCCTCGTGAAGTCCGACGCTGAGGAGGACTGGTCCGACTCTGACTTCGATGATGCCTCCGACTCCGAGGTCGCCGAAGCTCTGGACTGGCTCGACGCCGTGGAGGGCCCTGACGGCTCAGCTCGCCCCCACGGCGCCTTCTTCTCGGCCTCCGGAGGCGGGGCTGCGGCGCGGAGGCCTAACGCACACGGCGGCGTGCTGTCTCGCCCGCTCCAGCCGTTGTCTAACCGGACCCAGAAGCTGGCCTCACACATTAGTGCTACTCCCTTGGAG GAGTGGGAAGGTAGGATGAACGTGGCGATGTCAAATTCCGTCACAACTGCAATCAGGGATAGCATAAGGGACACAGCTATTGGGAAAATAAGGAACACTGAGAAGGCTGATCGTGCTACAGTGGAACAG GCTATTGACCCAAGAACACGCATGGTTTTATTCAAGATGTTAAACCGTGGTGTCTTTAATAACATAAATGGCTGCATTTCTACAGGGAAAGAG GCAAATGTCTATCACGCAACAAAGACGGATGGCCAGGAGCTTGCAATTAAAGTCTACAAAACCTTTGTCCTTGTTTTTAA GGATAGAGACCGATATGTCCAAGGAGATTATTGTTTTAGACATGGTTACTGCAAGCATAATCCTCGGAAAATGGTTAAGACCTGGGCTGAAAAGGAAATGAGAAATCTTCTACG AGTGAGGGCAGCTGGAATCCGATGCCCTGCACCATTACTCCTAAGGCTTCATGTACTGGTGATGGAATTCATAG GGAAAGGAGGCTGGGCTGCTCCTCGTCTCAAGGACGCTGCTTTGTCAGATGACAAGTTGCATGAAAGTTACTTTGAG ATAATTACAACAATGCGGACTCTTTACCAAACGTGCAAACTGGTCCATGGTGATTTGAGTGAATACAATATTCTATATTTTGAG GGTCACTTGTATATTATTGATGTTTCACAATCCGTCGATCTTGATCACCCTTCAGCTTTGGACTTTCTCAAGGAAGATTGCTTGCATGTTTCT GACTTCTTTAAAAAACGAGGTGTTCCTGTCATGATAGTAACCAATTTGTTTAATTTTGTTATTGATCAAAGCATTTCTGATGAAGATGTTGATGATTACCTGGAAAAG GCTCAGCAAAAGATTTTGGAAAACGGTGGTGCGGTTCCAAATGATGATGAAATTACTCCAACAGTCATGGTGCAG ACGTTGGACTACGTGAAGCAGTGTGAGGCAGATATTGTCAACATGACAATAATGCAACGTTCATCCTCTGGCTATGAGCCAACCGCAGATAAGCTTTATGACCAGCCATTGTTAGGATTTGTGCGGACTAAAAACACAATCCCTGAAAAGGAGCAAGGACAACCGGCTGGAAACAACATAGTTGAAGTTGAAGAAGACGAGAGCGAATCTTGCTCGAGTTCTGATGAAGATGATTCGTGGCACGAGGATGATCCTAAG ATCATGATAATTGACTACAAATTAACTTACCCAAGTGGTACTGCAACATCTGTTCTTATAAATGGATTCCACACAACTCATGGAGATGCAACGGCAAA GCAGCAAGTGAATGGGTTCACAAAATACTTTGCAATCAGCTTCTTTTGGAGCTTCTTCCACTGGTTTTACTCAGGTGGAGACAACTGTGGGTTTTCACAGTTTTCCACTTTTGGACTTAGAGCTTGGAAACAAACGTAA